A single genomic interval of Orcinus orca chromosome 19, mOrcOrc1.1, whole genome shotgun sequence harbors:
- the EXOC7 gene encoding exocyst complex component 7 isoform X9 — protein sequence MAKIQKAVEYFQDNSPDSPELNKVKLLFERGKESLESEFRSLMTRHSKVVSPVLILDLISGEDDLEVQEEVPLEHLPESVLQDVIRISRWLVEYGRNQDFMNVYYQIRSSQLDRSIKGLKEHFRKSSSSSGVPYSPAVPNKRKDTPTKKPVKRPGTIRKAQNLLKQYSQHGLDGKKGGSNLIPLEGHEHDFRVKHLSEALNDKHGPLAGRDDMLDVETDAYIHCVSAFVKLAQSEYQLLTDVIPEHHQKKTFDSLIQVLPLGPDQMPQHELSLQKLEFGPGMWSTALNSSHHLHLPSWGSVLGGVSRSGPPHWGHTSPTPLQVPSPSLGTGCLPPPLSPLPAPLSQDALDGLMLEGENIVAAARKAIIRHDFSAVLTVFPILRHLKQTKPEFDQVLQGTAASTKNKLPSLITSMETVGAKALEDFADNIKNDPDKEYNMPKDGTVHELTSNAILFLQQLLDFQETAGAMLASQVLGDTYNIPLDPRETSSSATSYSSEFSKRLLSTYICKVLGNLQLNLLSKSKVYEDPALSAIFLHNNYNYILKALEKSELIQLVAVTQKTAERSYREHIEQQIQTYQRSWLKVTDYIAEKNLPVFQPGVKLRDKERQVIKERFKGFNDGLEELCKIQKAWAIPDTEQRDKIRQAQKNIVKETYGAFLHRYGSVPFTKNPEKYIKYRVEQVGDMIDRLFDTSA from the exons TGGAGTATTTCCAGGACAACAGCCCAGACAGCCCAGAGCTCAACAAAGTG AAGCTGCTGTTTGAGCGGGGGAAGGAGTCGCTGGAGTCCGAGTTCCGCAGCCTGATGACCCGGCATAGCAAGGTCGTGTCCCCTGTGCTCATCCTGGATCTGATCAGCGGTGAGGACGACCTGGAGGTACAGGAGGAGGTGCCCCTAGAGCATCTGCCTGAGAGTGTGCTGCAGGACGTGATCCGCATCTCCCGCTGGCTGGTGGAATATGGCCGCAACCAAG ACTTCATGAACGTCTACTACCAGATCCGCTCCAGCCAGCTGGACCGCTCCATCAAAGGCCTGAAGGAGCATTTCCGGAAGAGCAGTTCTTCGTCTGGGGTCCCCTACTCCCCTGCTGTCCCCAACAAGAGGAAGGACACACCTACCAAGAAGCCGGTCAAGCGGCCAG GGACGATCCGTAAGGCTCAGAACCTTCTGAAACAGTATTCCCAGCATGGTCTAGATGGGAAAAAGGGGGGCTCTAACCTCATTCCTCTGGAAG GTCACGAGCATGATTTCCGAGTTAAGCACCTGTCCGAGGCCCTGAACGACAAGCACGGGCCACTGGCCG GGAGAGATGACATGCTGGACGTGGAGACCGACGCCTACATTCACTGCGTCAGTGCCTTTGTCAAGCTGGCCCAGAGCGAGTACCAGCTGCTGACGGACGTCATCCCTGAGCACCATCAGAAAAAGACCTTTGACTCTTTGATACAGGTCCTGCCCCTGGGCCCTGACCAGATGCCCCAGCACGAGCTGTCACTGCAGAAGCTTGAGTTCGGTCCGGGCATGTGGTCCACAGCCCTCAACTCCAgccaccacctccacctcccatcCTGGGGATCTGTCCTGGGTGGCGTGTCCCGGTCGGGACCTCCCCATTGGGGGCATACTTCCCCCACGCCCCTCCAGGTGCCCTCACCGTCCCTGGGAACCGGCtgtctgccccctcccctgaGCCCTCTCCCTGCCCCGCTCTCTCAGGATGCCCTGGACGGGCTGATGCTTGAAGGGGAGAACATCGTGGCTGCTGCCCGGAAGGCCATCATCCGACACGACTTCTCGGCTGTGCTCACCGTCTTCCCCATCCTGCGGCACCTCAAGCAGACTAAGCCTGAGTTTGACCAGGTGCTCCAG GGGACGGCAGCCAGCACCAAGAACAAGCTGCCCAGCCTCATCACCTCCATGGAGACCGTTGGAGCCAAAGCGCTGGAGGACTTCGCTGACAACATCAAG AACGACCCGGACAAGGAGTACAACATGCCCAAGGACGGCACCGTGCACGAGCTCACGAGCAAC GCCATCCTCTTCCTGCAGCAGCTCCTGGACTTCCAGGAGACAGCGGGCGCCATGCTGGCCTCCCAAG TTCTTGGGGACACATACAATATTCCTTTAGACCCCCGAG AGACCAGTTCCTCAGCCACCAGCTACAGCTCCGAGTTCAGCAAGCGCCTCCTGAGCACCTACATCT GTAAAGTCCTGGGCAACCTGCAGCTGAACTTGCTGAGCAAGTCCAAGGTGTATGAGGACCCGGCTCTGAGCGCCATCTTCCTGCACAACAACTACAACTACATCCTCAAGGCCCTGGAGAA GTCTGAGCTGATCCAGCTGGTGGCTGTGACCCAGAAGACTGCCGAGCGCTCCTACCGTGAGCACATCGAGCAGCAGATCCAGACTTACCAGCGCAG TTGGTTAAAGGTGACTGACTACATCGCTGAGAAGAACCTACCTGTGTTCCAACCCGGAGTCAAG CTTCGGGACAAGGAGCGGCAGGTGATCAAGGAACGTTTTAAG GGCTTCAACGATGGCCTGGAAGAATTGTGCAAGATACAGAAGGCCTGGGCTATTCCCGACACGGAGCAGAGGGACAAGATCCGCCAAGCCCAGAAAAACATTGTTAAGGAGACCTACGGGGCCTTTCTGCACAG GTATGGCAGCGTGCCCTTCACCAAGAATCCTGAGAAGTACATCAAGTACCGCGTGGAGCAGGTGGGCGACATGATCGATCGCCTGTTTGACACCTCCGCCTGA